A region of Procambarus clarkii isolate CNS0578487 chromosome 22, FALCON_Pclarkii_2.0, whole genome shotgun sequence DNA encodes the following proteins:
- the LOC123761429 gene encoding pro-resilin: protein MKSVAVVLSVAAVMAVRAAPQGYGVPGIGGSGGSGGSSGGSGGQYASAPANYNFQWDVDDAQSGNYFGHGEEANNGVVQGKYYVRLPDSRLQQVEYTADDSGYHPVVTYEGQAQYGGSGGSGGSGSSGQGGGYYP, encoded by the exons ATGAAG TCAGTGGCTGTGGTGCTCTCCGTGGCGGCGGTCATGGCTGTACGGGCGGCCCCTCAGGGCTACGGCGTCCCAGGGATTGGTGGGTCTGGCGGCTCCGGCGGCTCCTCCGGCGGCTCTGGCGGCCAGTACGCCTCCGCCCCCGCCAACTACAACTTCCAGTGGGACGTCGATGATGCGCAGTCTGGCAACTACTTCGGTCACGGAGAAGAAGCCAACAACGGCGTCGTCCAGGGCAA GTACTACGTGAGGCTGCCGGACTCTCGCCTCCAGCAGGTGGAGTACACAGCCGACGACTCCGGCTACCACCCCGTCGTCACCTACGAAGGTCAGGCCCAGTATGGCGGCTCCGGAGGCAGCGG